CGAAGCGTGAAGGCAGTGACATGGCAGGGCACCCATAAGGTGTCTGTGGAGACCGTCCCGGACCCCACTATCCAGAAGCCCAACGACGCCGTCATCGAGGTGACCTCCACGGCAGTCTGCGGATCCGACCTGCATCTCTACGAGGTGCTCGGCCCCTTCATGACTCCCGGCGACATCGTCGGCCACGAGCCGATGGGCCGCGTCGTCGAGACGGGCTCCGGCACCGACCTGAAGGTGGGCGATCGTGTCGTCATCCCGTTCCAGATCGCCTGCGGCAGCTGCTACTTCTGCAATAAGGGTCTGCAGACGCAGTGCGAGACCACGCAGAACACTGACATGGGCACCGGAGCTCCTCTGTTCGGCTACTCCCAGCTCTACGGCCAGATCCCCGGCGGTCAGGCGCAGTACCTGCGGGTTCCCTACGCTGACTACGGGCCCATCAAGGTCGGCGACGAGCTGCCCGACCACCGGTACCTGTTCCTCTCCGACGTGCTTCCCACCGCCTGGCAGGCCGTGGCCTACGCCAACGTCTCCGAGGGCGACTCCGTAGCAGTCATTGGCCTGGGCCCGATCGGCCAGTTCAGCGCCCGCATCGCTAAGCATCTCGGCATGCATGTGTACGCCATCGAGCCTGAGGCTGAGCGTCGCGAGATGGCGGCACGCCACGGCATCGAAGTCTTCCCCAACAATGAGGACGCCGTAGCCGCCATCAAGGACAAGACCAAGGGACGCGGCCCCGATGCGGTGATCGACGCCGTCGGCATGGAAGCTCACGGCGACCTGCAGTCCTCCATGGCAAAGTTCGCACAGCTGGGCGCCCAGTTCCTGCCCAAGAAGCTCTCCCAGCCAGTGATGGACAACTTCGGCATGGACCGGCTGGCGGCCGTCTACACCGCTATCGACCTGGTGCGCCGCGGCGGGACGATCAGCCTCTCCGGCGTCTACGGGGGTCAGGCCTCTCCCCTGCCGATGCTCACGCTCTTCGACAAGCAGGTGAATATCGCGATGGGGCAGGCCAACGTGAAGAACTGGATCGACAAGCTCCTGCCTCTGGTGGAGGACGCCTCCGACCCGCTGGGCGTGGACGACTTTGTCACCCATCACCTTCCCCTGGACCAGGCGCCTGCCGCCTACGAGAAGTTCCAGAAGAAGGAGGATGGCTGCATCAAGGTGGTCCTGGACCCCCAGGCCAGCTGAGCACCGGCCCCTCCCCCTGTCCTGCATGTTCCGTACTCATACAGCGATCCGAAGGAGGACGCCATGACGGAGAAGAATCAGACAGACCCCACCACCAAGCACCATCACGATCAGTTCCCGGAGCATGGTGACATCGGCCAGCCCGGCCTTGACCGGGAGACCTCCCCCACCCCTGACCACGGCGAAGAGTCATATGTGGGCAATGGGCGCCTCAAGGGCAAGAGGACTCTCATCACCGGAGGCGACTCCGGGATCGGCCGGGCCACCGCAATTGCCTTCGCCCGGGAGGGCGCCGACGTCGCCATCGTCCACCTGCCTGAGGAGAAG
The sequence above is drawn from the Nesterenkonia populi genome and encodes:
- a CDS encoding alcohol dehydrogenase catalytic domain-containing protein, yielding MKAVTWQGTHKVSVETVPDPTIQKPNDAVIEVTSTAVCGSDLHLYEVLGPFMTPGDIVGHEPMGRVVETGSGTDLKVGDRVVIPFQIACGSCYFCNKGLQTQCETTQNTDMGTGAPLFGYSQLYGQIPGGQAQYLRVPYADYGPIKVGDELPDHRYLFLSDVLPTAWQAVAYANVSEGDSVAVIGLGPIGQFSARIAKHLGMHVYAIEPEAERREMAARHGIEVFPNNEDAVAAIKDKTKGRGPDAVIDAVGMEAHGDLQSSMAKFAQLGAQFLPKKLSQPVMDNFGMDRLAAVYTAIDLVRRGGTISLSGVYGGQASPLPMLTLFDKQVNIAMGQANVKNWIDKLLPLVEDASDPLGVDDFVTHHLPLDQAPAAYEKFQKKEDGCIKVVLDPQAS